A genome region from Pseudomonas sp. S06B 330 includes the following:
- a CDS encoding YkgJ family cysteine cluster protein, whose amino-acid sequence MSEHNPCLNCGACCGFFRVSFFWGECTSAGGLVPDDLVVQINPTRVAMIGTDSKPCRCIGLEGEIGKGVSCGLYEQRSSPCREFEASWVDGQHNPSCDAARAAYGLPPLEANEPIWPHEGAEVA is encoded by the coding sequence ATGTCCGAACATAATCCTTGTTTGAACTGCGGCGCCTGCTGCGGGTTTTTCCGTGTGTCTTTTTTCTGGGGTGAGTGCACATCGGCGGGAGGCTTGGTGCCCGACGATCTGGTGGTGCAGATCAATCCAACCCGAGTGGCGATGATTGGCACCGACAGCAAACCCTGCCGTTGCATTGGTCTTGAGGGTGAAATAGGTAAAGGGGTCAGTTGTGGCCTTTATGAGCAGCGCTCCAGCCCTTGTCGCGAATTCGAGGCATCCTGGGTCGATGGTCAGCACAACCCCAGTTGCGACGCAGCCCGGGCTGCCTATGGCTTGCCACCGCTGGAGGCCAACGAGCCGATCTGGCCACATGAGGGGGCGGAAGTAGCCTGA
- a CDS encoding DUF4123 domain-containing protein, with product MTSMPPTKGLLLLDGAQYDDAFDWLNQHYGSDNPRPLFKGTPYEPIAGAGPFLLDASFGSAAYSAWWGGGDLQHGVWLATVKSAHQLLPILQRRLRIFDEQQGEYWLRLADGPVLNRAHLAGAQWPAGFWFGVDSVWLRHNGASVCAWTNEAPERDVAPADKGLAAQITLPNALMHALSLPANTEQPS from the coding sequence ATGACGTCCATGCCCCCGACCAAGGGACTCCTCCTGCTTGACGGTGCCCAGTATGACGATGCCTTTGATTGGCTGAACCAACACTACGGTTCAGACAATCCCCGCCCCCTGTTCAAGGGAACCCCATACGAACCCATTGCCGGGGCCGGACCATTTTTACTCGATGCCTCATTCGGCAGTGCCGCCTATAGCGCGTGGTGGGGCGGCGGCGATTTGCAGCACGGTGTATGGCTGGCCACTGTTAAAAGCGCCCACCAATTACTGCCAATCCTGCAACGGCGCTTACGCATTTTTGATGAGCAGCAAGGCGAATATTGGTTACGCCTGGCTGATGGCCCCGTACTCAATCGCGCCCACTTGGCCGGTGCCCAATGGCCTGCTGGCTTCTGGTTTGGCGTGGATAGCGTCTGGCTGAGACACAACGGCGCCTCGGTGTGCGCCTGGACGAACGAAGCGCCTGAGCGTGATGTTGCTCCGGCAGATAAAGGTCTAGCGGCACAAATCACCTTGCCCAACGCGCTCATGCACGCGCTCAGCCTGCCGGCCAACACGGAACAACCTTCATGA
- a CDS encoding toxin VasX, with protein MSQSIQAPYGTCPLFAAVLPLRYALGPTAAVDVSAYELPPLNGQFPELGPRHPDLSEQDLNYTSRLLRDGWLYVWESTPPKLVEYQVESAQLTQTSRAGRVVDTRTQPHLLLRAGASAGLVWSPVRWSEPQYQAAKHDPAVRQRIMRTFVPGVAPLSGQIGAIKTHIGEYSDATRYGWSSEPATEHAPAWPNMLRQMTRCEQQTYALIDDAWGVLLDLAALMRARKAGFDNYKEHHAEEWAIAGVLKSLMDSDEQLKSQLRLITRYEELNRVWDDQNTQEYNYTVDMRRLAQLWVDWFNTVQVNGPSSMDTACGHFDITLPASREALELHFAAACLGPASTSTGAKAITLSLEGNAQGKPWLLWALLGLTKRLGIGEIKYLIDLSDAAHDNGASIKEGITQLTKAVGYAEALNKTAEKLAQLAPASSMETLFLSLAPAAGLHLHQAENAASTAGRIYMAAALARSDQRIQTLGVTPRQLGEWYSDLIGTRNTLPARLNVAPLASAVSESIPFMHLVPASTKLPPLPVNLAAGADLGSVFDLKSALSKAPVKSIVTLVAGVNFVWTAGQFAGNQSVKGGLGVAAALIGVGAAGAGVIQRVAEVNWASVVRQSGSTSTTSRLLLAKTMGVTANTALAQGILLAFDVVLYGVDAFEAYKTGDFDTMTANLVVVGASLASIKIQLHAFRALRAARAAVIAGDAATIARGLNVVPHLGAKLLGLTVVIVGGVLARLYTADSALEKWVKNCRFGIRPDNTWSSSYILSMDNLYPILFPISFDAYRLTEMHPYQGQVTSTYLMLNLPGENILLTDAMLHFTGQEVWGDTLGYYADQIRKVEWTGKDFAQHSGTRIPVPAGITRYRRVYHEDGVRDLRRIEGELIYSPHEGLTLPAVKITERAWI; from the coding sequence ATGAGTCAATCTATTCAAGCGCCATACGGGACGTGCCCGCTTTTCGCTGCGGTGTTGCCGCTGCGCTATGCCTTGGGGCCCACGGCAGCTGTCGATGTCAGTGCCTATGAGTTGCCGCCTCTAAACGGTCAGTTTCCCGAGCTTGGCCCGCGTCATCCTGACCTGAGCGAGCAAGACCTGAACTACACCTCACGCTTGCTGCGTGATGGTTGGCTCTACGTTTGGGAGAGCACACCCCCCAAGTTGGTGGAGTACCAGGTCGAATCAGCTCAACTCACCCAAACCTCACGGGCAGGACGGGTAGTTGATACCCGGACGCAACCCCACCTACTGCTCAGAGCGGGCGCGTCGGCCGGTTTGGTGTGGTCACCGGTTCGTTGGAGTGAGCCGCAGTACCAGGCCGCCAAACACGACCCTGCTGTGCGTCAGCGCATCATGCGTACGTTTGTGCCGGGAGTGGCGCCGCTCAGTGGCCAAATTGGCGCGATCAAAACGCATATTGGCGAATACAGCGATGCCACGCGCTACGGCTGGAGCAGTGAGCCTGCAACGGAACACGCACCCGCCTGGCCGAACATGCTCCGGCAAATGACACGTTGCGAACAGCAGACTTACGCACTAATCGATGACGCATGGGGTGTGCTGCTCGATCTCGCCGCACTAATGCGCGCGCGCAAGGCAGGATTTGACAACTATAAGGAACATCACGCCGAAGAGTGGGCCATTGCAGGTGTTTTAAAGTCGTTGATGGACAGTGATGAGCAATTGAAATCGCAGTTGCGCTTGATCACCCGCTATGAGGAGTTGAACCGCGTCTGGGACGACCAGAACACCCAAGAATACAACTATACCGTCGACATGCGCCGACTGGCGCAGCTCTGGGTCGACTGGTTCAACACCGTGCAAGTGAATGGCCCGTCCAGTATGGACACCGCCTGCGGCCACTTCGACATCACGCTGCCAGCCAGTCGCGAGGCATTGGAATTGCACTTCGCTGCTGCCTGCCTGGGCCCGGCCAGTACCAGTACAGGCGCCAAAGCCATAACCTTGAGCCTTGAAGGTAATGCGCAAGGCAAACCCTGGTTGCTCTGGGCATTGCTTGGGTTAACCAAGAGGCTTGGCATTGGTGAAATAAAATACCTGATCGATCTGAGTGATGCGGCTCACGACAATGGAGCCTCAATCAAAGAGGGCATCACTCAACTGACGAAAGCCGTTGGTTATGCAGAGGCGCTGAACAAGACGGCTGAAAAGCTCGCTCAACTTGCTCCGGCCTCCAGCATGGAAACCTTGTTTCTATCCCTCGCGCCTGCTGCCGGGCTGCACTTGCACCAAGCGGAAAATGCCGCCAGCACTGCCGGACGCATTTACATGGCCGCCGCGTTGGCCCGCAGTGATCAGCGCATTCAGACCTTGGGCGTTACACCGCGGCAACTGGGCGAGTGGTACAGCGACCTGATAGGCACCCGCAACACACTGCCCGCCAGACTCAACGTCGCCCCCTTAGCCAGTGCGGTGAGCGAAAGCATTCCGTTTATGCACCTGGTACCGGCGAGTACCAAACTGCCACCACTGCCGGTCAACCTCGCCGCGGGCGCTGATCTGGGCAGTGTGTTTGATTTGAAAAGTGCATTGAGTAAGGCACCGGTCAAGTCGATTGTGACGTTGGTGGCTGGGGTGAATTTTGTTTGGACGGCGGGGCAGTTTGCCGGTAATCAATCAGTTAAAGGAGGACTCGGGGTAGCAGCGGCCCTAATTGGTGTCGGTGCTGCAGGTGCAGGCGTAATTCAGCGAGTGGCAGAGGTAAATTGGGCTTCAGTTGTCCGGCAGAGCGGTAGCACCTCAACTACTTCTCGGCTACTTTTGGCCAAGACTATGGGGGTCACCGCCAATACTGCTTTGGCGCAAGGTATCCTTCTGGCGTTTGACGTCGTGCTTTATGGGGTTGATGCCTTTGAGGCCTACAAAACGGGCGACTTTGACACCATGACCGCGAACTTGGTAGTGGTTGGCGCTTCTCTGGCCAGCATCAAGATTCAGCTCCATGCATTCCGCGCATTGCGGGCCGCACGAGCCGCGGTGATAGCCGGGGATGCAGCGACGATTGCCAGAGGACTCAACGTAGTACCACACCTTGGCGCCAAACTACTGGGACTCACAGTGGTAATTGTAGGTGGGGTCCTTGCACGTCTTTACACAGCAGACTCGGCGCTTGAAAAATGGGTGAAAAATTGCCGCTTTGGTATCCGCCCGGACAACACATGGTCTAGCAGCTACATCCTTTCTATGGACAATCTATACCCCATTCTGTTCCCCATCAGCTTTGACGCTTACCGGCTGACAGAAATGCACCCTTATCAAGGGCAAGTTACCTCTACGTATCTGATGCTGAACTTGCCAGGGGAAAATATTTTGCTTACCGACGCCATGCTTCATTTCACCGGCCAAGAAGTTTGGGGCGACACCCTCGGGTATTACGCCGATCAAATCAGAAAGGTCGAGTGGACAGGTAAAGACTTTGCTCAGCATAGCGGTACCCGCATTCCTGTGCCAGCCGGCATAACCCGTTATCGCCGCGTTTACCATGAGGACGGTGTTAGAGACTTGCGGCGTATAGAGGGCGAATTAATTTATTCCCCACACGAAGGGCTAACGCTGCCTGCGGTGAAAATCACGGAGCGAGCATGGATATGA
- a CDS encoding type VI secretion system Vgr family protein has translation MFAPANAALFELQIPTVRNDFKVLAFSGTEAISCLYAISVELVSEYPDFDLESLLGQPAFLRFGLQGEGVHGHIEDVLVGESGRRLTRYQLTLVPALHYLQFSYNQRIFQQLTVPQIVAQVLKGHGIQADAFVFHVRTSPEREYCTQYFESDYELIRRLCSEDGIAWHHQHSPDGHLLVFTDDQTFFPKLGATPYQQGGGLVADHPVISQFSRRFSTRTSTVTRCGYDFQRPSLLLESQFTAEFSPELEDYRYPLSMDTESLGRQRSRQALERHRCDYQLAEGQSDQPFLRSGHFFDLTEHPRKDSNDLWLLLSVTHEGKQPQVLEESVSSDSQPEDGFSQGYRNSFSAIPWNVFYRPPLVTRNAVLVSQTARVTGPAGEEIFCDEYGRVKVEFHWDRTELNSDKSSCWLRVASSWAGQGFGAVTLPRIGMEVLVTYLEGDPDQPLITGCVPNRLTPQPYPLPANKTKTVLRSRSSPDNGGYNELSIEDRKGQELIYLRAQRDLEQKVENDSRLEVGNERRETIKGNSIAVLEAEDQRTVSADRKVELKANDYLHIADSSHTRIGQTLAIEAGQQLHLKAGAQVILDAGASITLKGGDQHIVIGPGGIFSSVPIVIGGVPAAAMPAVSAMPVAALTTSVSAVPMEALLKQNAVFREASSGICPVCDAAQQQLDTEELHA, from the coding sequence ATGTTCGCACCGGCCAATGCTGCGCTTTTCGAGCTACAGATCCCCACGGTTCGCAACGACTTCAAAGTGCTGGCTTTCAGCGGTACTGAAGCCATTAGTTGCTTGTATGCGATCAGCGTCGAGCTGGTCAGCGAGTACCCTGATTTCGATCTGGAAAGCCTGCTCGGTCAGCCGGCGTTCCTGCGCTTTGGCTTGCAGGGTGAAGGGGTTCACGGGCATATCGAAGATGTTCTGGTTGGCGAATCCGGCAGGCGCCTGACCCGCTATCAGCTGACCTTGGTGCCCGCGCTGCACTACTTGCAATTCAGCTACAACCAGCGGATTTTCCAGCAACTGACGGTGCCGCAGATCGTTGCCCAGGTGCTCAAGGGCCATGGCATTCAGGCCGATGCTTTTGTCTTTCATGTCCGCACCAGCCCTGAACGTGAATACTGCACTCAATATTTTGAAAGCGACTACGAGCTGATCCGGCGGCTGTGCAGTGAAGACGGGATTGCCTGGCATCACCAACACAGCCCGGATGGCCACTTACTGGTCTTCACCGACGACCAGACGTTTTTCCCCAAGCTCGGCGCAACGCCGTATCAGCAAGGCGGTGGTCTGGTGGCCGATCACCCGGTCATCAGCCAGTTCTCCCGGCGCTTCAGCACCCGCACCAGCACGGTCACGCGCTGCGGCTATGACTTCCAGCGGCCAAGCCTGCTGCTGGAGAGCCAGTTCACCGCCGAGTTCAGCCCGGAGCTTGAGGACTACCGCTACCCGTTGTCGATGGACACCGAGAGCCTTGGCAGACAACGCTCCCGCCAGGCCCTGGAGCGGCACCGCTGTGACTACCAGTTGGCCGAAGGTCAAAGTGACCAACCATTTCTGCGCAGCGGCCACTTCTTCGACCTGACCGAGCACCCGCGTAAAGACAGCAACGACTTGTGGCTCTTGCTTAGCGTCACCCATGAAGGTAAACAGCCGCAGGTGCTTGAGGAGTCAGTCAGCAGCGACAGCCAACCCGAAGACGGCTTCAGCCAAGGCTATCGCAACAGCTTCAGCGCTATTCCCTGGAACGTGTTCTACCGGCCACCGCTGGTCACCCGCAACGCCGTACTGGTCAGCCAGACCGCCCGGGTTACCGGGCCGGCCGGGGAAGAAATCTTCTGCGATGAATACGGGCGGGTCAAAGTCGAGTTCCACTGGGACCGTACCGAACTGAACAGCGACAAGAGCAGTTGCTGGCTACGGGTAGCGTCCAGCTGGGCTGGACAGGGTTTTGGCGCGGTGACCCTCCCGCGCATCGGCATGGAAGTGCTGGTCACCTACCTGGAAGGTGATCCCGACCAGCCGTTGATTACCGGTTGCGTACCCAACAGGCTCACACCGCAGCCCTACCCGTTGCCCGCGAACAAAACCAAGACCGTGCTGCGCAGCCGCAGCTCGCCTGACAACGGTGGCTACAACGAACTGTCGATTGAGGACCGCAAAGGCCAGGAGTTGATCTACCTGCGTGCCCAGCGCGACCTGGAGCAAAAGGTCGAGAATGACAGCCGCCTGGAAGTCGGTAACGAGCGCCGGGAAACCATCAAGGGCAACAGCATTGCGGTACTGGAAGCTGAAGACCAGCGCACGGTGAGCGCTGACCGAAAAGTTGAGCTCAAAGCCAACGACTATTTGCACATTGCCGACAGCAGCCATACCCGCATCGGACAAACGCTGGCGATTGAAGCCGGTCAGCAACTGCACCTCAAAGCAGGGGCCCAGGTGATCCTCGATGCCGGCGCCAGCATCACCTTGAAAGGCGGTGACCAGCACATCGTGATCGGTCCTGGGGGAATTTTCAGCAGCGTACCGATAGTCATCGGCGGCGTACCAGCAGCGGCGATGCCTGCGGTGTCGGCGATGCCTGTGGCCGCGCTGACAACCAGCGTCAGCGCCGTCCCCATGGAAGCCCTGCTCAAACAAAACGCGGTTTTCCGTGAGGCCAGCTCTGGCATTTGTCCGGTGTGTGATGCCGCCCAACAACAGCTGGACACCGAGGAGCTACACGCATGA